The genomic region CACGTCTATCGTGATGGCTTTCCTTGAGGAGATCCTGGCCGGATACGGCACCGACTCGCTCTGCACGTGGTTGGTCAACAACCGCGAGATATACACAGTGCCCATCCTCAACCCGGACTGCTCGATCTACTGTTCCGACTCGGGCGGCGCCGGAGTCTACTGGCGCAAGAACCGCCGCGTGGTCGTACCGCCGAACATCGGCGTTGACCCCTCGCGCAACCATGGTTTCAAGTGGGGCTACGACGACGTCGGTTCCTCGCCCAACCCAGCGGCTCACGCCTATCGCGGTCCGTTTCCCTGGAGCGACGCCGAGGCGAGCGCGGCGCGCGACCTGTCTCTATCGCATCGGTTCCGCACTGAGCAGGACTTCCACGCGTACGGCCGGTGGAACATGTACCCTTGGTCCTATGATACGTTTACGCCGCCGGATGAGGCGGCGTTGCGTGAAGCAAATGACTCCCTCCGAATGTACAATGGCTATCCGGAGAGTCAAGCCGGTCAGATATCGCGCGCATTCTACCCCTGCAACGGCACTCAGCCTGACTGGGCGCTCACCGACACGGCCGGCAAGTTCATGACCTACTCGTTCGACATTGAGGCCGACACGTGGTTCTACGCCTGTTGGAACGACTCCGCATTGATGCGCGAGGAAGTCGAAGGCAACGTGCCGGGTCTCTTCTACCTCGCCCGCATCGCCGGTGCCTATCTCATCCCGATTGCTGTGACTGTCAATGATTCAGTCCTCGGCAACGCGACCGGCATGCTCGACCCGGGCGAGACGGCAAACATCTGGTTCACCATCCGTAATCAGGCCATCCACCCGCTCGACTCGGCGTACTCGATCTCGGCCCGACTGATATCGCTGGACACGCTCGTTGCCGTGATCGACTCGGTCAAGGCATTTCCCAGCGTCCAACGTAGGAGCAACGTCGACAACATCGCGGACCAATTCGTGGTCAGGGCATCAGGTTTCGGGCATCCGGGCGACACGGTCCGGTTCCGACTCGAAGTGACGTACACCGACGCCGATAACACCATGGTGATGCTGGTTCCGTCCGAGGTCGTGCTCGGTGAGGACGTGATTGGCATCTACGAAGCTGGCAACAGCCAGGGCGGTTCGGCCGTGATGCCTGCCACGGTCATTGGGCGCGTCCTCTTCCTTTCCGGCCAGGAGGGTCGGACCGAAACTAGGCCGGCGCTGCGCGATGCGCTCGGCCGCAGAGTGATGGTTCTGATGCCGGGAGCCAACGATGTGAGCCGTCTCTCTACCGGTGTCTACTTCACGGCCGGCGGCGAGGCACGCGGCGTCTCCGCATTCCGGAGGCTGCTGGTCATCCGCTAGGATAGGTAGTTTCTGTGTCCGGGGCGCGGCTTGTCCGCGCCCCGGACTTTTCCGGGTCCGGACGGGAGCATCGTTTGCAGCCGGGCCGAAGGCACTCGGCCGCAGTGACGCCACGTTCAGACCCGCCATCCCGGTAGGCGGAGAGAATGGTCACTTTCTGCCAGAGGGAATCGACCGAGTCGCGATTGTCTGCTAGTTACAGCAGGGCGGCGGCCAGAGAGCGTCGTGGGAGATCAGGAGTGGCGGTCGAGCCAGGAGAGCAGTTCGGAGATGCTGGCGGTGGCGAGGCCGATGCAGGTGTCGGCCGCGCCATAGTATATGTTCAGCGTATCGAGGTCTGGTCCGGTGGTCGTGCCACAGGGGAAGACGACGTCGCCGACGTCGCCCTGGCGTTCATAGTCCTCGTTCGGGCCGAAGACCCATTCGTCGCCGCGCCGGAGTACTCTACATGGGTCTGTGGCATCCAGTAGCGCTACGCCGACCCGGTAGAGACCGCCGGCCGCGGTCTGTCTGACACCGTGGTAGATCATCAGCCAGCCACGTTCGGTCTCGATCAGCGGAGGGCCAAGTCCGATGCGGCAGGCGTCCCACCACGCGCCGTGGCGGGCAGCGAGCACGCGCCGGTATCCGCCCCAGTGTTTCAGGTCAGGTGACTCGGCCAGCCAGATGTCAGTGCTGACGCCGGCGTGAGGTCGGTGGAGCATCTGCCAGCGGCCGTTGATGCGGCGCGGTAGGAGCGCGGCGTCTTTGTTGTCGGGCAGCATAACCATGCCGACACGCTCGAACTTCTCAAAGTCGGGAGTGAGCGCGAGCGCCACGGCCGGCCCGGCAGGCGAGTAGGCGGTGTAGGTGACGGCGTACTTCTGGATCTCGTCGAGCCAGGTGATTCGCGGATCCTCAACTCCCCAGGTCTCTTCAGGGTGGTTCGCGAGGTCCGGCGGCAGCCACGGCTTGTCGTCGATACGCCAGCCTGTGGCGCCGTCGCCGGAGCGTGCCGCCCACAGACTGGAGATGCCGCGCCGGTCCTCGACGCGGCAGAGCAGGAACGTGGTCCCGTCAGGTAGCCTGACAGCGCCGGGGTTCAGGACGGCATTGACTGTGTGTGGCCAGTCCGGGGCACTCAGTATCGGGTTGCAGGTGCAGCGCCGGAACAGGCTGTCATGTGCGGTCAACGGTCCCCCTCGCCGCCCACGGTTTCGGCGCGGCGCAGGGTGAGAAGAGAGCCGAGGAAGGCCAGGGTGGATTCTGCCCCTTCGTTGGAGTTCACGCCTTCAGGATGCAGGCCGTCGTGGCAGCCTCCGGTTGCGTAGTCGTAGACGGGCCGGCCGAGGTCATTGCGACCGAGGAACCACTCGAATGTCGTGGTCATCGCCTCACGCCAGCGGCGGTCCTTGGTGACGCGCCAGGCCCGGAAGGAGGCCTCTACCATGCACTGCGCCTCAATCGGCTGCTGGTCAAATCGGGGTCTCGGGGCACCCCGCTGCCAGCCGGAGTTGGGAATCGGCGAGTAGTTGCCCGCCTCGGCGGTCTCGACCCGGAACAGCCAGTCGAGGGAACGAAGGCCGGCAGCAGTCATCTCTTGGTTTCCGGTATCGGCGCCGGCACGGATCAGCGCGTGGCTGAGTCGGGCGTTGCCGTAGGCGAGAGAACGCTCGAACCACGGCCAGTCGTCGCTGGCAGCGGTGCGATACATCTCGAGTAGTCGTTGCGCCAGCGCGTCGCGGATCCGGCGAGCGTTGCTTGCGCCGGGGAACCGTTTGATATAGGAACAGACCCCGAGCAGTGTGTAGGCCCAGGCGCGGGGACTGGAGAACAGCTCGACGGCGTGCAGGGCGGAGTCGAACAGGTTCATGGCCAGGGCGACGAAGGCGTCATCGTGCGAGGCCCCGACCACGGTCCCGAGGCTCCAGAGGGCGCGGCCGTGCGAGTCTTCCGACCCGGTGTCTTCGAGCCAGCGGCGGTCGTACCCGAGGAAGTTACGGAAGCGACGGTTGGTGCGGTTGAAGGCGTAGTCGATGAAAGCGAGGTAGCGACCGACGAGACGATGGAGGATCGCGGTGTCCTTTTCGTGCTCGAGAGCGCGTAAGGCCACGATCAGCGCCCGGCTGTTGTCGTCAGTAGTGTAGCCTTCATTGAGATTGGGTACTGTATTGCGGGCGTGCTGGATGATACCGGTGTCATCGGTGAGTGTGAGCAGATGCTTGAGGTCGATCCTGGGCAGTTCCATATCCAGCGGGCTCTCGACCGCGACGCGATCGACGAAGACCGGACCGCGTACACGCTCTTCGGCGGCGCGCTGGAAGGTATCGAGGTAGCTTCGCGCGACTTCCTTCCAGATCATCTGGCGCCCGTAGGCGTACGCCTGCTTGCGCATCGCGTGACGTTCCGCCTCGTTGGCAAAAAGCCTGACCACGGTCTCGGCCATCGCCGGGTGGTCGTTGAACGGGACGAGCCGGCCCCGGCCCTCGGCCAGCAGCTCCTCGGCGTACCAGTAGGGTGTTGAGACGACCGCCTTGCCGGTGCCGGTCGCGTAGGCGAGGGTGCCGGACACGGCCTGAACCGGGTTGAGGTAGGGCGTTACGTAGAGGTCGGCGGCGCCGAGGAACTGACACAACTCTTTGATGTCGACGAACCGGTTGTAGTACACGACGTGGTCGCTGACTCCGAGTTCCCGCGCCAGCCGCTGCAAGGAGATACGGTATTCCTCTCCTTTCTCCCGCAGTACGTGTGGATGGGTCACGCCGAGCACGATGTAGACCACGTCCGGGAATCGTTCGACAACGGCGGGGAGCGCGCGGATGACGTTCTCGATGCCCTTGTTGGGCGAGAGCAGGCCGAAGGTAAGGATGACGCGTCGTCCCTCGACCCCGAAGAGGTCCTTGTAGAAGTTGGGGTCGACGAACGGCATGTCCGGAATGCCGTGGTGAATGAGGTCGATCTTGGCGGGCGAAACCTCGTATATGTCAGCAAGGTACTGACGGGAACGCTCGCTCATCACCACTACGCGGTCGGAGAGGTGGCAGATCTCGGTCAGCACCTGGCGCTGCATGTCGTCCGGTTCCCGTAGCACTGTGTGCAGCGTGGTTACGACCGGCATGCGCAGGCGACGCTGGGTCAGCAGCAGGTGGCTGCCGGCCGAGCCGCCGAAGATGCCATACTCGTGCTGCATGCAGACCAGGTCGACCCGGCCCAGGTTGAGGAAGTCGGCAAGTTGACGATACTCGTCCAGGTCGTTCTGGGCGACCTCGAAGCGCACGCGGTCCGGGTAGTCGTAGCCTTCGACCGTATCATTCATCGCCGCGGTCACGCACTCGGCGTCCGGAGCTTCGCGGGCAACCGATTCACAGATATCGGTTGTGAAAGTAGCGATACCGCAGCGCCTCGGCACGTAGTTGCCGATGAATGCGATCTTGCTGAATTGGGCAGTACGGTTCTTCATAGTTAGGGCGAGTTTCATGTCATACTATCCGCGCTGCCGCCCAGAGTCAAACCGAGGTTGGTGGAATCCGGCCGCCAAGCACGTGGTATATATAGACACAGGAGGTCAACAATGAAGACCAGAACTGCACAGTTTGACTACGACCGTGAATACGGTCGTGACATACGAATGGCCGCTGCGGTCGCGCTGGGGTTGGTCATCGCGGGATTCCTCTTCCTGCCTCAGCCGAAGGTAGTGCCATACAAGTTGCGCGGGCCCGTTGTGGTGGACTTCACTCCTGTGGAGCCATCGCCACTGGTCTACGCGCCTCCCGAGCCGATGGAACCGGTCCACAGAGGGGTGCCGGTCGCAAGCGACAACCCCGAGGTCTTG from candidate division WOR-3 bacterium harbors:
- a CDS encoding zinc carboxypeptidase → MHRLMLLALTCLTVAGLAWSGPSAPVLMEAKLYVSDVQDLDHLGTIAGDLYICSRGADEKGTYLVLVTDADQLGRIRDCGLETAVTWANLDDKFKLLTGVDPHDALRLQTFGYYFTYWEMRDSLEALAAAHPEVCSLFAIGVTSQGRDILCMKVSGNAATEEDEPACYFSGACHGDEPIGTSIVMAFLEEILAGYGTDSLCTWLVNNREIYTVPILNPDCSIYCSDSGGAGVYWRKNRRVVVPPNIGVDPSRNHGFKWGYDDVGSSPNPAAHAYRGPFPWSDAEASAARDLSLSHRFRTEQDFHAYGRWNMYPWSYDTFTPPDEAALREANDSLRMYNGYPESQAGQISRAFYPCNGTQPDWALTDTAGKFMTYSFDIEADTWFYACWNDSALMREEVEGNVPGLFYLARIAGAYLIPIAVTVNDSVLGNATGMLDPGETANIWFTIRNQAIHPLDSAYSISARLISLDTLVAVIDSVKAFPSVQRRSNVDNIADQFVVRASGFGHPGDTVRFRLEVTYTDADNTMVMLVPSEVVLGEDVIGIYEAGNSQGGSAVMPATVIGRVLFLSGQEGRTETRPALRDALGRRVMVLMPGANDVSRLSTGVYFTAGGEARGVSAFRRLLVIR
- a CDS encoding glycosidase, with amino-acid sequence MTAHDSLFRRCTCNPILSAPDWPHTVNAVLNPGAVRLPDGTTFLLCRVEDRRGISSLWAARSGDGATGWRIDDKPWLPPDLANHPEETWGVEDPRITWLDEIQKYAVTYTAYSPAGPAVALALTPDFEKFERVGMVMLPDNKDAALLPRRINGRWQMLHRPHAGVSTDIWLAESPDLKHWGGYRRVLAARHGAWWDACRIGLGPPLIETERGWLMIYHGVRQTAAGGLYRVGVALLDATDPCRVLRRGDEWVFGPNEDYERQGDVGDVVFPCGTTTGPDLDTLNIYYGAADTCIGLATASISELLSWLDRHS
- a CDS encoding glycosyltransferase, whose product is MKNRTAQFSKIAFIGNYVPRRCGIATFTTDICESVAREAPDAECVTAAMNDTVEGYDYPDRVRFEVAQNDLDEYRQLADFLNLGRVDLVCMQHEYGIFGGSAGSHLLLTQRRLRMPVVTTLHTVLREPDDMQRQVLTEICHLSDRVVVMSERSRQYLADIYEVSPAKIDLIHHGIPDMPFVDPNFYKDLFGVEGRRVILTFGLLSPNKGIENVIRALPAVVERFPDVVYIVLGVTHPHVLREKGEEYRISLQRLARELGVSDHVVYYNRFVDIKELCQFLGAADLYVTPYLNPVQAVSGTLAYATGTGKAVVSTPYWYAEELLAEGRGRLVPFNDHPAMAETVVRLFANEAERHAMRKQAYAYGRQMIWKEVARSYLDTFQRAAEERVRGPVFVDRVAVESPLDMELPRIDLKHLLTLTDDTGIIQHARNTVPNLNEGYTTDDNSRALIVALRALEHEKDTAILHRLVGRYLAFIDYAFNRTNRRFRNFLGYDRRWLEDTGSEDSHGRALWSLGTVVGASHDDAFVALAMNLFDSALHAVELFSSPRAWAYTLLGVCSYIKRFPGASNARRIRDALAQRLLEMYRTAASDDWPWFERSLAYGNARLSHALIRAGADTGNQEMTAAGLRSLDWLFRVETAEAGNYSPIPNSGWQRGAPRPRFDQQPIEAQCMVEASFRAWRVTKDRRWREAMTTTFEWFLGRNDLGRPVYDYATGGCHDGLHPEGVNSNEGAESTLAFLGSLLTLRRAETVGGEGDR